Proteins encoded in a region of the Puniceibacterium sp. IMCC21224 genome:
- the rpsN gene encoding 30S ribosomal protein S14, whose protein sequence is MAKKSMIEREKKRQKLVDKYAAKRAALKALAVDESIPFEDRFKARLKLAALPRNSSATRLHNRCQLTGRPHAYYRKLKISRIMLRDLGSKGQLPGMVKSSW, encoded by the coding sequence ATGGCAAAGAAATCCATGATCGAACGCGAGAAGAAGCGCCAGAAGCTGGTGGACAAGTACGCCGCCAAGCGCGCCGCGCTGAAAGCACTCGCCGTCGACGAATCCATCCCGTTTGAGGACCGCTTCAAGGCGCGTCTCAAACTGGCCGCACTGCCGCGCAACAGCTCGGCAACGCGCCTTCACAACCGCTGCCAGCTGACGGGGCGTCCGCACGCCTATTACCGCAAGCTGAAAATCAGCCGTATCATGCTGCGCGATCTTGGCTCCAAAGGCCAGTTGCCCGGCATGGTCAAGTCAAGCTGGTAA
- the rplE gene encoding 50S ribosomal protein L5, producing the protein MLDAENYTPRLKALFRSEIKAKMKEEFGYKNDMQIPRLDKIVLNIGCGAEAVRDSKKAKSAQDDLSAIAGQKAVVTKAKKSIAGFRVREEMPLGTKVTLRGDRMYEFLDRLITVAMPRIRDFRGVSGKSFDGRGNYATGLKEHIVFPEINFDKVDENWGMDIVICTTSETDAEAKALLKHFNMPFNS; encoded by the coding sequence ATGCTTGATGCAGAAAATTACACACCGCGTCTCAAGGCGCTCTTCCGGTCCGAGATCAAGGCCAAGATGAAGGAAGAGTTCGGCTACAAGAACGACATGCAGATCCCGCGTCTGGACAAGATTGTCCTGAACATTGGCTGTGGTGCCGAGGCCGTTCGCGATTCCAAGAAAGCCAAGTCGGCGCAGGACGATCTGTCCGCCATCGCCGGACAGAAGGCTGTTGTGACCAAGGCGAAAAAGTCGATCGCTGGTTTCCGTGTCCGTGAAGAAATGCCGCTGGGGACCAAAGTGACCCTGCGTGGCGACCGGATGTACGAATTCCTCGACCGTCTGATCACCGTGGCAATGCCCCGTATCCGCGACTTCCGCGGCGTGTCGGGCAAGTCGTTTGATGGTCGCGGCAACTATGCCACCGGCCTCAAGGAACACATCGTCTTCCCGGAAATCAACTTTGATAAAGTTGACGAAAACTGGGGTATGGACATCGTGATCTGCACGACCTCCGAGACCGATGCAGAAGCCAAAGCGCTGTTGAAGCATTTCAACATGCCGTTCAACAGCTGA
- the rplX gene encoding 50S ribosomal protein L24 — MAAKLRKGDKVICLAGKDKGLQGTILTVDPKSGKAVVEGVNVAIRHTRQSQTSQGGRISKPMPIQLSNLSLVDANGKATRVGFKIEGDKKVRFAKTTGDVIDA, encoded by the coding sequence ATGGCTGCTAAACTCCGCAAAGGTGACAAGGTCATCTGCCTTGCCGGCAAGGACAAGGGCCTTCAGGGCACCATCCTGACCGTCGACCCCAAATCGGGCAAGGCTGTCGTCGAAGGCGTGAACGTGGCGATCCGTCACACCCGTCAGAGCCAGACCTCGCAAGGTGGCCGCATCTCCAAGCCGATGCCGATCCAGCTGTCGAACCTGTCTCTTGTTGATGCTAACGGCAAAGCAACCCGCGTCGGCTTCAAGATCGAAGGCGACAAGAAGGTGCGTTTTGCCAAGACCACGGGGGACGTGATCGATGCTTGA
- the rplN gene encoding 50S ribosomal protein L14, with protein sequence MIQMQTNLDVADNSGARRVQCIKVLGGSKRKYASVGDIIVVSVKEAIPRGRVKKGDVRKAVVVRTAKEVRRDDGTAIRFDRNAAVILNNAGEPVGTRIFGPVVRELRAKNFMKIISLAPEVL encoded by the coding sequence ATGATCCAGATGCAGACCAATCTGGATGTAGCTGACAACTCCGGCGCACGCCGGGTGCAGTGCATCAAGGTCCTGGGTGGTTCCAAGCGTAAGTACGCATCCGTAGGCGACATCATTGTCGTCTCGGTCAAGGAAGCCATCCCGCGCGGCCGCGTAAAGAAAGGTGACGTCCGTAAGGCCGTCGTCGTACGCACCGCCAAAGAAGTCCGTCGTGATGACGGCACCGCGATCCGTTTCGACCGCAACGCCGCCGTGATCCTGAACAACGCAGGTGAGCCGGTCGGTACCCGTATCTTCGGGCCGGTTGTTCGCGAGTTGCGTGCCAAGAACTTCATGAAGATCATCTCGCTCGCGCCGGAGGTGCTGTAA
- the rpsQ gene encoding 30S ribosomal protein S17, protein MPKRILSGTVTSTANAQTVTVSVERRFKHPVLQKTIRKSKKYRAHDEAEKFQVGDMVRIIECAPRSKTKRWEVVTE, encoded by the coding sequence ATGCCCAAACGTATCCTTTCCGGCACCGTGACCAGCACTGCCAACGCCCAGACCGTCACGGTTTCGGTCGAGCGGCGCTTTAAGCACCCGGTTCTGCAGAAAACCATTCGTAAGTCCAAGAAATACCGGGCTCACGACGAAGCTGAGAAGTTTCAGGTTGGGGACATGGTTCGCATCATCGAATGCGCGCCACGATCCAAAACAAAGCGCTGGGAAGTTGTGACAGAATAA
- the rpmC gene encoding 50S ribosomal protein L29 — protein sequence MNAKELNDKTPDQLRDDLVSLKKEAFNLRFQQATGQMENTARMKAVRRDAARVKTVLNQKAASAAAE from the coding sequence ATGAACGCCAAGGAACTGAATGACAAGACGCCGGACCAGCTCCGCGACGATCTCGTCTCACTCAAGAAAGAGGCCTTTAACCTGCGGTTTCAGCAGGCAACTGGCCAGATGGAAAATACCGCGCGCATGAAAGCAGTGCGTCGCGATGCAGCACGTGTCAAAACCGTGCTCAACCAGAAAGCCGCATCTGCGGCTGCAGAATAA
- a CDS encoding phytanoyl-CoA dioxygenase family protein: MLTSVQKAFYAENGYVMVKDAVTPDQLQRMQDVTAALIDASRSVSQSDDVYDLDRGHGPDSPRLTRIKLPHKRDPVFHEVLTRSGVTQVLNDLLGPDINLITSKLNTKAPGGGAAVEWHQDWAFYPHTNDDLLAVGLLLEDVEPDNGPLLVIPGTHKGPILSHEAGGVFCGAINPDDPLFERDRAVTLTGKAGSLSVHHVRTLHGSAPNVSDRARKILFFEVARADAWPILGASSYIHALGQRAFWDDLQDRTITGKPCLTPRLENVPVRMPLPPAADITSIFKTQASGGAKSAFG; the protein is encoded by the coding sequence ATGCTGACGTCTGTCCAAAAGGCGTTCTACGCCGAAAACGGCTATGTCATGGTCAAGGATGCCGTGACCCCGGATCAGTTGCAGCGGATGCAGGATGTCACGGCGGCACTGATCGACGCCTCGCGCAGCGTGAGCCAGAGCGATGACGTCTATGATCTGGACCGGGGCCACGGCCCCGACAGCCCGCGCCTGACCCGGATCAAGCTGCCGCACAAACGTGACCCGGTATTCCACGAGGTGCTGACCCGATCCGGCGTGACGCAGGTGCTGAACGACCTTTTGGGGCCGGACATCAACCTGATTACATCCAAGCTGAACACCAAGGCGCCGGGCGGCGGGGCTGCGGTGGAGTGGCATCAGGACTGGGCCTTTTACCCGCATACCAACGACGATCTGCTGGCCGTGGGTCTGCTGCTTGAGGATGTTGAGCCTGATAACGGTCCGTTGTTGGTCATACCGGGCACTCACAAGGGGCCGATCCTGAGCCATGAGGCGGGGGGCGTGTTCTGTGGTGCGATTAACCCCGACGATCCGCTGTTCGAACGGGACAGGGCGGTAACGCTGACCGGCAAGGCGGGGTCACTGTCGGTGCATCACGTGCGCACGCTGCACGGGTCGGCCCCGAATGTGTCGGACCGCGCCCGCAAGATCCTGTTCTTTGAGGTCGCCCGTGCCGATGCCTGGCCGATCCTTGGGGCCAGCTCATATATCCATGCTCTGGGCCAGCGGGCGTTCTGGGACGACCTTCAGGATCGTACCATCACCGGCAAACCCTGTCTGACACCGCGTCTGGAAAATGTTCCCGTGCGGATGCCGCTGCCACCCGCCGCCGACATTACATCGATCTTCAAGACCCAGGCGTCCGGTGGCGCCAAAAGCGCGTTCGGCTGA
- a CDS encoding NAD(P)-dependent oxidoreductase, with the protein MSETKIGFIGVGFMGHGMAKNLMEKGYPLWIKGNRNRTPVDNLVRLGATEVASSREMAETCDIIHLCLSNSPQVESAFRGPDGILAGARKGLIVIDTTTADPTSTAVLAQELAAKGGTFVDAPLGRTPKEAEAGTLDAMVGCDDATFAAIKPVLDCWAGNITHVGPTGSGHKMKLLMNFISMGYASLYAEVTVLGAAVGIPPAKVRQVIGSSRLTNGFFDTFMTYAVDRDREIHKFTIANAAKDLRYVNAMADNAGLMTVMAAAAKQYFAQVEASGHGGDYVPMITDHVGRLNGLDMEAEAAKGRD; encoded by the coding sequence ATGAGCGAGACGAAAATAGGCTTTATCGGCGTGGGCTTTATGGGTCACGGGATGGCTAAAAATTTGATGGAAAAGGGCTATCCCCTTTGGATCAAGGGCAACCGCAACCGCACGCCGGTGGACAATCTGGTTCGTCTGGGCGCGACCGAAGTGGCCAGCTCGCGTGAAATGGCCGAAACCTGCGATATTATCCATCTTTGCCTGTCCAACTCACCACAGGTCGAAAGCGCCTTTCGCGGGCCTGACGGCATTCTGGCGGGGGCGCGCAAAGGGTTGATCGTGATTGACACGACCACAGCCGACCCAACCTCGACCGCCGTTCTGGCGCAGGAACTTGCGGCCAAGGGCGGCACCTTTGTCGATGCTCCGCTGGGCCGCACGCCCAAAGAGGCCGAGGCCGGGACGCTGGACGCCATGGTCGGCTGCGACGATGCAACTTTTGCCGCGATCAAACCGGTGCTGGATTGCTGGGCGGGCAACATCACCCATGTTGGCCCGACAGGCAGCGGCCACAAGATGAAGCTGCTGATGAACTTTATCTCGATGGGCTATGCGTCGCTATATGCCGAGGTAACTGTGCTGGGTGCCGCCGTGGGCATTCCACCCGCCAAGGTCCGTCAGGTGATCGGGTCGAGCCGCCTGACGAACGGTTTTTTTGACACCTTCATGACCTACGCGGTTGACCGCGACCGCGAGATTCACAAATTCACCATCGCAAATGCCGCCAAGGATCTGCGCTATGTCAACGCCATGGCGGACAATGCCGGGTTGATGACGGTGATGGCGGCGGCAGCCAAACAGTATTTCGCGCAGGTCGAGGCCAGCGGCCATGGTGGGGATTATGTCCCGATGATCACCGATCATGTCGGTCGCCTGAACGGTCTGGACATGGAGGCCGAGGCAGCAAAGGGACGTGACTGA
- a CDS encoding SDR family oxidoreductase, with translation MNLFDLTGRTALVTGSSMGIGFALARGLARAGARIILNARDGDRLTQAAEMLRSEGATVDTLVFDVTDAAAVRAAIDGYESQRPIDILVNNAGMQHRGPLEDFDVDAFDRLMRTNVNSAFYVGQAVGRHMINRGAGRIINIASVQTALARPGIAPYTASKGAIANLTKGMATDWARHGLNCNAIAPGYFDTPLNAALVADPEFSAWLEKRTPAGRWGKVEELVGACVFLSAPASNFVNGQTIFVDGGITASL, from the coding sequence TTGAACCTGTTCGATCTGACTGGCCGTACGGCCCTTGTCACCGGTTCCTCGATGGGGATCGGTTTTGCGTTGGCACGCGGGCTGGCGCGGGCTGGCGCGCGCATCATTCTGAATGCGCGTGATGGTGACCGGCTGACACAGGCCGCCGAGATGCTGCGCAGCGAAGGTGCCACCGTCGACACGCTGGTGTTTGATGTGACCGATGCGGCAGCCGTGCGCGCCGCGATCGATGGCTACGAATCGCAGCGGCCCATCGACATTCTGGTGAACAACGCCGGGATGCAGCATCGCGGCCCGCTTGAGGATTTTGACGTGGACGCCTTTGACCGGCTGATGCGGACCAATGTGAATTCGGCGTTCTATGTCGGACAGGCTGTCGGGCGGCACATGATCAATCGCGGCGCGGGCCGGATCATCAACATCGCTTCGGTGCAGACCGCGCTGGCGCGGCCAGGGATCGCGCCGTACACCGCGTCCAAGGGCGCGATTGCCAACCTGACCAAAGGCATGGCCACGGACTGGGCGCGGCACGGGCTGAACTGTAACGCGATTGCACCGGGTTATTTCGACACACCGCTCAATGCTGCGCTGGTCGCGGACCCCGAGTTTTCCGCATGGCTGGAAAAACGCACGCCCGCCGGGCGCTGGGGAAAAGTCGAAGAACTGGTGGGGGCCTGCGTTTTCCTGTCGGCGCCCGCGTCGAATTTTGTCAACGGCCAGACCATTTTTGTGGATGGCGGCATCACAGCAAGCCTCTGA
- a CDS encoding L-idonate 5-dehydrogenase codes for MTKALFVHAARDLRLGDVAPDTPGPGQVAIAMQRGGICGSDLHYFNHGGFGAIRLREPMILGHEVSGVVSGLGQGVEGLALGDLVAVSPSRPCRSCTECLRGLPNHCLNMRFYGSAMPFPHIQGAFREDLIADASQCSVANGLTAAQAATAEPLSVALHAVSRAGDMLGKRVLVTGCGPIGILVILAARRAGAAEIIATDIAPNVLDIARIAGADVVLDTAADPDGLAPYSTGKGTLDVLFECSGAQVALVGGIATLRPRGRVIQLGLSGDMSLPMMQITARELAIKGSFRFHQAFPLAVRMMQQGLIDVAPLLTHSFPLADFAEAFATANDRSRAMKVQLVFGA; via the coding sequence ATGACCAAAGCGTTATTCGTTCATGCTGCCCGCGATCTGCGACTGGGTGATGTGGCCCCTGACACCCCCGGCCCCGGCCAGGTTGCCATCGCAATGCAGCGTGGCGGCATCTGTGGGTCGGATCTGCATTATTTCAACCACGGCGGTTTCGGCGCGATCCGCCTGCGCGAACCGATGATCCTGGGGCACGAAGTGTCCGGCGTTGTGTCCGGGCTGGGACAGGGGGTTGAGGGGCTGGCTCTTGGCGATCTGGTCGCTGTATCGCCCTCGCGCCCCTGTCGCAGTTGCACCGAATGCCTGCGAGGCCTGCCAAACCATTGCCTGAACATGCGGTTCTACGGCTCTGCCATGCCGTTCCCCCATATCCAGGGCGCCTTTCGCGAAGACCTGATCGCCGATGCCAGTCAGTGCAGCGTCGCCAATGGCCTGACCGCCGCACAGGCCGCCACGGCCGAACCACTGTCAGTCGCGCTGCACGCTGTCAGCCGCGCCGGGGACATGTTGGGCAAGCGGGTGCTTGTCACGGGCTGCGGCCCCATCGGGATCCTCGTGATCCTTGCCGCGCGGCGGGCTGGTGCTGCCGAGATCATCGCCACTGACATTGCGCCGAACGTGCTGGACATCGCCCGGATCGCTGGGGCCGACGTCGTGCTGGACACCGCCGCCGACCCGGATGGGTTGGCGCCCTACAGCACCGGCAAGGGCACACTGGATGTCCTCTTTGAATGCTCCGGTGCACAGGTCGCTCTGGTCGGCGGCATCGCCACGCTGCGGCCGCGTGGCCGGGTGATCCAGTTGGGCCTGTCGGGCGACATGTCGCTGCCGATGATGCAGATCACGGCGCGGGAACTGGCGATCAAGGGATCGTTTCGCTTTCACCAGGCGTTTCCGCTCGCGGTGAGAATGATGCAGCAGGGCCTGATCGACGTCGCCCCGCTGCTGACTCACAGCTTTCCGCTGGCTGACTTTGCCGAGGCCTTTGCCACCGCCAATGACCGCAGTCGCGCGATGAAAGTCCAGTTGGTGTTTGGCGCGTGA
- a CDS encoding LysE family translocator: MITFAFAVLFLIITPGPGVLSTAGVGAGYGFRAGFRYLTGLFIGTNIVAFGVITGLAAVVLSVPVIRWVLMGASLLYLLYLAARIAFAGARVAFIAAGSAPGIGAGLLLQAINPKAYAVNTTLFAGFPYAPDNLLFETATKLLIANAIWIPIHLGWLWAGASLHRLNLSDRAQRRINYAMAASMLAVVILALIAGLRQ, encoded by the coding sequence GTGATCACCTTTGCCTTTGCCGTCCTGTTTCTGATAATCACCCCCGGCCCCGGTGTGCTGTCCACGGCGGGCGTTGGCGCGGGGTATGGGTTTCGCGCCGGGTTTCGCTATCTGACCGGGCTGTTTATCGGCACCAATATCGTCGCCTTTGGCGTGATCACCGGGCTGGCCGCCGTGGTTCTGTCGGTGCCGGTGATCCGCTGGGTGCTGATGGGGGCATCGCTGCTCTATCTTCTGTACCTTGCCGCGCGGATCGCCTTTGCCGGGGCGCGTGTCGCCTTTATTGCCGCCGGTTCCGCGCCCGGCATCGGTGCGGGGCTGTTGCTGCAAGCCATCAACCCCAAGGCCTATGCCGTGAACACCACACTCTTTGCCGGCTTTCCCTATGCGCCCGACAACCTGCTGTTCGAGACCGCGACCAAGCTGCTGATCGCCAACGCCATCTGGATTCCAATCCACCTTGGCTGGCTCTGGGCGGGGGCAAGCCTGCATCGTCTGAACCTGTCGGACAGAGCCCAGCGCCGGATCAACTATGCCATGGCCGCGTCGATGCTGGCGGTGGTCATTCTGGCCCTGATCGCGGGATTGCGCCAATGA
- a CDS encoding FAD-binding oxidoreductase yields the protein MMTPAAQEALTALLGTRLVTSDADRAQHGRNETHFPETPPDAVAYPQTTAEVAQIISICARHGCPVTAVGAATGLEGQHLPVQGGISLDMGQMNRVLAVNAEDLNVVVQPGLTRIALNTALRDTGLFFPVDPGADASLGGMAATRASGTTAVRYGTMRDNVLALEAVMADGSIIRTGTRARKSATGYDLTHLLVGSEGTLGIITELTLRLQGIPESTVAATCRFASVEDAVNCVILTIQSGLPMARIELLDHMMVRGFNLYSNAGLPEQPHLFLEFHGTPASTAEQAQSFCDIADEFGATGWAQASTTEERTALWSMRHKAHYASAALGQGKRIWATDVCVPISQLAQAVVQAQEDAVRLGLTSTIVGHVGDGNFHAGISVDPDDPDELGRVHQFTHALADTALRLGGTVSGEHGIGLGKQDYMQAEHGPALRYMRMIKAAFDPLNILNPGKLLPPDDTTVTHDEKGET from the coding sequence ATGATGACCCCAGCCGCACAAGAGGCACTGACTGCGCTGCTTGGCACCCGCCTTGTCACCTCGGATGCCGACCGCGCTCAGCATGGCCGCAACGAAACCCACTTCCCCGAGACACCGCCCGACGCAGTGGCCTATCCGCAGACCACCGCCGAGGTCGCGCAGATCATCTCCATTTGCGCCCGGCATGGTTGCCCCGTGACCGCCGTTGGCGCGGCCACGGGGCTTGAGGGGCAGCATCTGCCGGTTCAGGGCGGCATCAGCCTTGATATGGGACAGATGAACCGCGTCCTTGCGGTCAATGCCGAGGATCTGAATGTCGTGGTCCAGCCGGGTCTGACGCGAATTGCACTGAACACGGCGCTGCGCGACACTGGCCTGTTCTTTCCGGTCGATCCGGGCGCCGATGCCTCGCTCGGTGGGATGGCCGCGACGCGCGCCAGTGGCACCACCGCCGTGCGCTATGGCACAATGCGCGACAATGTTCTGGCGCTTGAGGCTGTCATGGCCGACGGCAGCATCATACGCACCGGCACCCGCGCCCGCAAAAGTGCGACCGGCTACGACCTGACCCATCTGCTGGTCGGATCCGAAGGCACGCTGGGCATCATCACCGAACTGACGCTGCGCCTGCAGGGCATCCCCGAAAGCACGGTTGCCGCGACCTGCCGCTTTGCGAGCGTTGAGGATGCGGTGAACTGCGTGATCCTCACCATCCAGTCCGGTCTGCCGATGGCGCGGATCGAACTGCTGGACCATATGATGGTGCGCGGCTTCAACCTCTATTCCAACGCAGGGCTGCCAGAGCAACCGCATCTTTTCCTCGAATTTCACGGCACGCCTGCCAGCACCGCCGAACAGGCCCAAAGCTTTTGTGATATCGCGGATGAATTCGGCGCGACCGGCTGGGCGCAGGCCAGCACAACCGAAGAGCGTACCGCGCTGTGGTCCATGCGGCACAAGGCGCATTACGCCAGCGCCGCGCTGGGTCAGGGCAAACGCATCTGGGCCACCGATGTCTGCGTGCCGATCTCGCAATTGGCGCAGGCGGTTGTGCAGGCGCAAGAGGATGCTGTGCGATTGGGCCTGACCAGCACCATCGTCGGCCATGTGGGCGACGGAAATTTTCACGCCGGTATCAGCGTTGATCCCGATGATCCCGACGAACTGGGCCGGGTACACCAATTCACACACGCGTTGGCCGACACCGCGTTGCGACTGGGCGGCACGGTCAGCGGCGAACATGGCATCGGCCTGGGCAAACAGGACTACATGCAGGCCGAACACGGCCCAGCCCTGCGCTATATGCGGATGATCAAGGCGGCGTTTGACCCGCTGAACATCCTCAACCCCGGCAAGCTGTTGCCGCCAGACGACACGACAGTCACGCACGACGAAAAGGGAGAGACATGA
- the denD gene encoding D-erythronate dehydrogenase has protein sequence MNILIIGGGGVVGQKLAHALAAKGTLRGQPIDRLTLADINDPTPVTAPFEVTTARCDIASAASVAEVITQDTDVIYLLAAIVSAHAEEDFDAGMSINLFGTYNVFERCRTLETNPVVVFSSSIAIYGGEVPDPLGDHSYPNPQTSYGGQKAIGEILLNDYSRKGYIDGRGFRLPTISVRPGKPNRAASSFMSSILREPLNGQEAVCPVDPEFLHYYLSPRKCVENLIKGAELDAADLGQNRVMQMPGRTWSIAQLIKAMTAMTGPEAAKLIRWDPQPEIRRIVSGWKWDIHADKAERLGLSADSSFEDNIRYYLEDDKPSA, from the coding sequence ATGAACATTCTGATCATCGGGGGCGGCGGCGTCGTCGGCCAGAAGCTGGCCCATGCGCTGGCTGCCAAAGGCACTCTACGTGGGCAACCCATCGACCGGCTGACACTGGCCGACATCAACGACCCAACACCCGTCACCGCGCCGTTTGAGGTTACGACCGCGCGCTGCGACATCGCCAGCGCCGCCTCGGTCGCCGAAGTTATCACGCAAGATACAGATGTGATCTATTTGCTGGCCGCCATTGTGTCTGCTCACGCAGAAGAGGATTTCGACGCCGGCATGTCGATCAACCTGTTCGGCACATATAACGTGTTCGAGCGCTGCCGCACGCTGGAAACCAATCCTGTCGTGGTCTTTTCCTCGTCCATCGCCATCTATGGCGGAGAGGTGCCGGACCCGCTGGGCGATCACTCCTACCCCAATCCGCAAACCTCATATGGTGGACAAAAGGCCATCGGGGAAATCCTGCTGAACGATTATTCCCGCAAGGGCTATATTGACGGGCGCGGCTTTCGCCTGCCGACCATTTCTGTCCGGCCGGGCAAACCGAACCGCGCCGCGTCCAGCTTTATGTCGTCAATCCTGCGCGAACCGTTGAACGGACAAGAGGCCGTCTGCCCGGTCGATCCGGAATTCCTGCACTATTACCTCAGTCCGCGCAAATGCGTCGAGAACCTGATCAAGGGCGCCGAACTCGACGCTGCTGATCTGGGGCAGAACCGGGTGATGCAGATGCCGGGGCGCACATGGTCCATCGCGCAACTGATCAAGGCGATGACCGCCATGACAGGCCCCGAAGCAGCCAAGCTGATCCGCTGGGATCCGCAACCCGAGATCCGGCGCATCGTATCCGGCTGGAAATGGGACATCCACGCGGACAAGGCCGAACGGCTGGGCCTGAGTGCCGACTCCAGCTTTGAGGATAACATCCGTTACTATCTGGAAGACGACAAACCGTCGGCCTGA
- a CDS encoding 2-hydroxyacid dehydrogenase: MTATLAIGPYNEAERPPLKDSFDAQLIAGPADIAGIDAGLRDAFRAVAYKGHHPFGAAEMDLLPNIGLIANYGVGYDAIDVAAASARGIRVTNTPDVLNDDVADLAIAMWLQQGREMRQAETWLRDGKWESVGSVPLNRKLSGGTAGIMGLGRIGRDIADRLAAFKMDIHYHARSEKQTPGWTYHADPVDLAQAVDFLFVALVGGPETENYVSKEVIAALGPRGVVINISRGSCIDEGALLDALESGAIAGAGLDVFVGEPKVDPRFLKLDNVALQPHQGSGTVETRAAMAKLQRDNIAAHLAGTALLTPVN, from the coding sequence ATGACTGCCACGCTCGCCATTGGTCCCTATAACGAGGCCGAGCGCCCGCCGCTCAAGGACAGCTTTGACGCGCAATTGATCGCCGGACCGGCCGATATTGCCGGGATCGACGCAGGTTTGCGCGACGCCTTCCGCGCCGTGGCCTACAAGGGGCATCACCCCTTTGGTGCGGCTGAGATGGATCTGCTGCCGAACATCGGTCTGATCGCCAATTACGGCGTTGGGTATGACGCGATTGACGTCGCCGCCGCCAGTGCACGTGGTATCCGTGTCACCAACACACCGGACGTGCTGAACGATGATGTGGCTGATCTGGCCATTGCCATGTGGCTCCAACAGGGGCGAGAAATGCGGCAGGCCGAGACGTGGCTGCGCGACGGCAAATGGGAGAGCGTCGGCAGCGTGCCGCTGAACCGCAAGCTCAGCGGTGGCACAGCAGGCATCATGGGGCTGGGCCGGATCGGGCGCGACATTGCCGACCGTCTGGCCGCGTTCAAGATGGATATTCATTACCACGCCCGCAGCGAAAAGCAGACACCCGGTTGGACCTATCACGCCGATCCGGTGGACCTGGCACAGGCGGTGGATTTCCTGTTTGTTGCGCTGGTCGGTGGACCGGAGACCGAAAACTACGTCTCGAAAGAGGTGATCGCGGCGCTGGGTCCGCGCGGCGTGGTGATCAACATCTCACGCGGCAGTTGCATCGACGAAGGCGCGCTGCTGGACGCTCTGGAAAGCGGCGCGATTGCGGGGGCGGGGCTGGACGTCTTTGTTGGCGAACCCAAGGTCGATCCCAGGTTCCTCAAGCTCGACAACGTGGCACTGCAACCGCATCAGGGGTCCGGCACGGTCGAAACTCGCGCCGCGATGGCGAAACTACAGCGTGACAATATCGCGGCGCATCTGGCTGGCACGGCGTTGCTGACGCCGGTTAACTAA